The Sporosarcina sp. Te-1 DNA window TTTCTGGTGCCTCCGATTCCGTCCGCTCTTTCATCGTTTGAAAGGCAGAGATTGTATCATGGCTGAAATGACCATGGCTAGGTTCCATGAATTTGTAGTCATCCTGTACGCGGTGAGCCTTGTATTTTATTTCATCGATTATTTAAATAAAGATACGGTCGCTCACCGCAGTGCGTTTTGGATACTTTCGTTGGTATACGTATTACAAACCGGTTATTTGATTTTCCATATGATTGAAACGAAACGTTTTCCGATCCTTTCCCTGTTTGAAGGGATCTATTTTTTCTCATGGCTTCTCATTACGCTGTCCATTATTTTGCATCTCATCTATAAGGTTGGATTTGCGGTGTTTTTCCTGAATGTGATCGGCTTCATTTTCATGACGATCTATACGTTTGCACCTTTTCAGATTGAACAATCCCCGATTGGAGATTCGCTCATTTCCGAATTGCTTTTCATTCATGTGACATTCGCGATTCTTTCTTATGCAGCATTTGCCATATCACTTGTATTCGCCATTTTATATTTACTAGTTTATAAGGTTTTGAAAAAGAAGAAATGGACGAAGCAATTTGCACGGTTCCCTTCTTTGCATCAATCGACGATTGGGATGAAGGCGGCCATTTTTACAGGAATTCCTTTATTGTTGATCAGTTTGATCCTAGGTATGCAATGGGCAACCGTGGCGCTCGAACATTGGACTTTCATGGATGTAAAGATCCTCGGATCATTCTTTCTCATTTTGCTTTATAGTTTGGTATTATTTTTGCAAAAGAGTGGAAAACTGACAGCGAACGATTTTGCGTGGGCGAACGTCTTCGCTTTTCTTT harbors:
- the ccsA gene encoding cytochrome c biogenesis protein CcsA, with product MAEMTMARFHEFVVILYAVSLVFYFIDYLNKDTVAHRSAFWILSLVYVLQTGYLIFHMIETKRFPILSLFEGIYFFSWLLITLSIILHLIYKVGFAVFFLNVIGFIFMTIYTFAPFQIEQSPIGDSLISELLFIHVTFAILSYAAFAISLVFAILYLLVYKVLKKKKWTKQFARFPSLHQSTIGMKAAIFTGIPLLLISLILGMQWATVALEHWTFMDVKILGSFFLILLYSLVLFLQKSGKLTANDFAWANVFAFLFVIINFFLGSKLSQFHFWI